Proteins encoded within one genomic window of Melospiza georgiana isolate bMelGeo1 chromosome 24, bMelGeo1.pri, whole genome shotgun sequence:
- the ZMPSTE24 gene encoding CAAX prenyl protease 1 homolog yields the protein MALSGDLWAELPAERRIFCSVLLFSWAVYLWEAFLAHRQRRVYRTTTHVPQELGQIMDSETFEKSRLYQLDKSTFSFWSGLYSEVEGTMILLCGGIPFLWKLSGQISGRAGFGPEYEIVQSLVFLLLATLFSALTGLPWSLYNTFVIEEKHGFNQQTLGFFFKDAIKKFVVTQCILLPVTSLLLYIIKIGGDYFFIYAWLFTLVVSLVLVTIYADYIAPLFDKFIPLPEGELKQQIETMAKSIDFPLTKVYVVEGSKRSSHSNAYFYGFFKNKRIVLFDTLLEDYSALNKEPAEGEDGESEETKSKTKNKKQGCKNEEVLAVLGHELGHWKLGHTVKNIIISQMNSFLCFFLFAVLIGQKELFAAFGFYDTQPTLIGLMIIFQFIFSPYNEVLSFCLTVLSRRFEFQADAFAKELGKAKDLYSALIKLNKDNLGFPVSDWIFSMWHYSHPPLLERLQALKDAKQE from the exons ATGGCGCTGTCCGGCGacctgtgggcagagctgccggCTGAGCGCCGCATCTTCTGCTCCGTCCTGCTCTTCTCGTGGGCCGTCTACCTCTGGGAGGCTTTCCTGGCGCACCGGCAG AGGCGGGTGTATAGAACAACAACACATGTaccccaggagctgggacagatcATGGACTCAGAAACATTTGAAAAATCTCGCCTCTATCAGTTGGACAAAAGTACTTTCAGCTTTTGGTCAGGCCTCTATTCAGAAGTTGAGGGCACT atgATTCTCCTCTGTGGAGGAATTCCTTTTCTATGGAAACTGTCTGGTCAGATCTCTGGTCGTGCTGGGTTTGGACCAGAATATGAG atTGTTCAGTCATTGGTATTTCTGCTGCTTGCAACACTCTTCAGTGCACTGACTGGTCTCCCATGGAGTTTGTATAATACATTTGTCATAGAAGAGAAACATGGCTTCAATCAGCAG ACACTGGGATTCTTTTTTAAGGATGCTATCAAGAAGTTTGTTGTGACTCAGTGCATTCTGTTGCCAGTGACATCCCTTCTGCTTTACATTATTAAAATAGGGGGAGACTACTTTTTTATCTATGCCTGGCTCTTCACATTAGTTGTTTCCTTG GTGCTGGTTACAATCTATGCAGACTACATTGCACCTTTGTTTGATAAATTCATTCCGCTTCCGGAGGGAGAGCTCAAGCAGCAAATTGAAACAATGGCAAAGAGCATTGACTTCCCACTAACTAAGGTGTATGTTGTTGAAG GTTCCAAGCGTTCTTCCCACAGCAATGCTTATTTCTATGGATTCTTCAAGAACAAGAGGATAGTACTCTTTGACACACTCCTGGAAGACTATTCTGCTTTGAACAAAGAACCAGCAGAAGGAGAGGATGGTGAGAGTGAAGAAACAAAGTCTAAAACCAAA AATAAGAAACAAGGATGTAAAAATGAAGAAGTTCTGGCTGTACTCGGTCATGAATTGGGTCACTGGAAACTAGGTCATACTGTCAAAAATATAATCATCAGCCAG atgAATTCCTTCCTTTGCTTCTTCCTGTTTGCTGTGCTAATTGGTCAGAAAGAACTCTTTGCTGCATTTGGTTTCTATGACACCCAGCCTACCCTGATAGGCTTGATGATTATTTTCCAGTTCATTTTTTCACCTTACAATGAG GTTCTCTCATTTTGTTTGACAGTATTAAGCCGACGATTTGAGTTTCAAGCAGATGCATTTGCCAAGGAACTTGGGAAGGCCAAGGACTTATATTCTGCTTTGATCAAGCTAAACAAAGATAATTTAGGATTCCCTGTTTCTGACTGGATCTTTTCAATGTGGCATTACTCCCACCCACCCCTTTTAGAAAGACTTCAGGCCTTGAAAGATGCAAAGCAAGAGTGA
- the RLF gene encoding zinc finger protein Rlf, whose translation MADAEAEAAARPEVPRVVPALRARLWQLQTELREQEVSEASSRAYCRGFCQTLLQYAGSRGASEHILPFLEVYRISIQSFANARPYLTTECEDVLLVLGRLVLSCFELLLSIPESELPHEVWLGFHQSIQDSHDALLEFGNNNLQILVDITREGVWKNPVLLKILSQQPVETEEANKLITREGPSFLQMRIKHLMKSNCIPQATFLSKLCADSPEIANVSSFRQAYITCVCSMLPNEDSIKEIAKVDCKEVLDIICNLESEGQENTAFILCTTYLTHQLQTANVYCSWELTLFWSKLQRRIDPSLDSFLERCRQFGIIAKTLQHLFFLIRVIQSEAEEAGLAVSVLLCVRALQIRSNGSDEMKTSVCKTIACLLPEDLEVRRACQLTEFLLEPTLNGFNALEELYMQPDQKFDEENALVPNSLRCELLLALKAYWPFDPEFWDWKTLKRHCLKLLGKVASDSEDDAGCHLSLNETDMLETFFSDYDETKEHKYYDGKDTMSHPKEKARVKKPIGSSERYQRWLQYKFFCVLCKRECIEARILHHSKMHMEDGIYTCPVCTKKFKRKEFFVPHVMEHVKMPPSRTHRPKKKIILKKERSPQKATAPSSPPPVFPERSHQTQLPESFDDDTEEYVTFSQLENCQLQDRDIYPCPGTDCSRVFKQFKYLSVHLKAEHQNNDENAKHYLDMKNRREKCAFCRRHFMTSFHLREHERVHCGPQPYMCVSMDCYARFGSVNELLNHKQTHDDLRYKCELNGCNIVFSDLGQLYHHEAQHFRDASYTCNYFGCKKFYYSKTEFQNHLAAHDIKVSNGEGKQTLNLEGLVSEEKSSYLPESRLLEQSENSNLNDNLDPSGSQEIPQVKEESLSDSEDLNSESNCSLHCGKHRADAAASQGQTSPQLLGTVAHNQSVPGFVVSQEGVFHPANMKEQCSNVAVCFDEKNLSCGFEGCCSTHKNSRSMQKHLRRVHPYNFKGKRNMEMKTKYFLDLLNDAQDSKSPTEMSPELGHNSDTNADSPESVCCAVDAKGSSGLREETCPSSPETSFYDSSKELDIEDNMLELMLGLKHLSLKNNIQNSSRQKSFLGYSSRDAKCPESVDEATSKFHLQDQEDNLPSQYLTQLAAKPFFCECHGCTCEFVTREALLMHYVKKHNYSKEMVLQLNMFQHRYSPFKCHICQRSFTRKTHLRIHYRNKHQIGCQRVAHKVCPSEKFDHVGLCTEDMHKNSTAPVPACANSVGFSGHSDSEQLCHPKKEDCCSETDLESNEETDNDVTRKTSSITSLDSHREELEARQGRGSKRTVAKGNLCYILHKYHKPFHCIHKSCNSAFTNQKGLIRHYRTVHQYNKEQLCLEKDKARTKRELVKCKKIFACKHKECGKRFLCSKALAKHCSDFHNEILEDQKLLSEAESARFACNQAHCHAVFYTFNKLKRHLIEEHANEEKLNKDFEIHCDLNGCNRIFTNYSHYSQHVYFRHSEYYDSLFGNHKEEEDDEDKNEQNCLKDSFGTSKQNGKQLKDRAKRMNRSREKHLLNFKTKEEALQMCKEKSNQTQYPCMVQGCLSVVKLESSIVRHYKRTHQMTNMYIEQRLQKLVLCVKCGIMIEKQSCSNTASDLDKEGVEVNEDKSANSEPVQESDKPLVANPACDPPDESNEDQNQCSPSGVNGDASAFVYSGTLKYNHSSKNTSFEEPNSRETTVCKTEDLSESSERENSSSLSSLQLELPREKDPEGCQHSAVNQNAKRNVLCATKDKFQKPPVSKPFDLKTYKPMGFESSFLKFIQESEGKDDDDDDDCDEVVEWESPEQLPVDEMLQKEGDSQGNAPVNNFVSDENVIITPNNPGQLTEIQPLLSESSSAPSLENLRAILDKALTDCGDLALKQLHYLRPVVVLERSKFSTPLIDLFPTKKADELCVGST comes from the exons GATTCCCATGATGCTTTACTGGAATTTGGGAATAACAACCTCCAAATATTGGTGGATATCACAAGGGAAGGGGTATGGAAAAATCCAGTTCTTCTTAAAATTCTATCCCAGCAACCAGTAGAAACTGAGGAAG ctAATAAATTGATTACACGAGAAGGGCCTTCCTTTCTGCAGATGCGAATCAAACATTTGATGAAGTCCAACTGCATCCCCCAGGCCACCTTCTTGTCAAAATTGTGTGCAGATTCTCCAGAAATTGCAAATGTTTCATCTTTTCGCCAAGCCTACATCACATGTGTGTGTTCAATGCTGCCTAATGAAGATTCCATCAAGGAG attGCAAAGGTGGATTGCAAAGAGGTACTAGACATCATCTGTAATCTGGAGTCTGAGGGACAAGAAAACACTGCATTTATTCTTTGTACAACATATCTTACCCATCAGCTTCAAACAGCAAATGTGTATTGCTCTTG GGAGCTGACACTTTTCTGGAGCAAACTGCAAAGAAGAATAGATCCTTCCTTAGATTCCTTTTTGGAGAGATGTCGTCAGTTTGGCATCATTGCCAAGACACtacagcatttatttttcttgataAGAGTCATACAATCTGAA GCAGAGGAAGCAGGACTTGCTGTGTCTGTGTTGTTGTGTGTGAGAGCCCTTCAGATCAGGTCCAACGGAAGCGATGAAATGAAGACATCAGTGTGCAAAACAATTGCTTGCCTTTTACCAGAAGACCTTGAAGTTAGAAGAGCCTGTCAGCTCACAGAATTCTTACTGGAGCCAACTTTGAATGGATTTAATGCCTTGGAAGAGCTCTATATGCAGCCAGACCAAAAATTTGATGAAGAGAACGCACTGGTTCCGAATTCACTCCGCTGTGAACTGCTGTTAGCTTTGAAAGCATATTGGCCATTTGATCCTGAATTTTGGGACTGGAAGACTTTGAAGAGGCATTGTCTTAAACTATTAGGGAAGGTAGCTTCTGATTCTGAGGATGATGCAGGTTGTCATCTGTCACTCAATGAAACTGACATGTTAGAAACTTTCTTTAGTGACTATGATGAGACAAAAGAACACAAATATTATGATGGAAAAGACACAATGAGCCACcctaaggaaaaagcaagaGTAAAAAAACCCATTGGTTCTTCAGAAAGATACCAGAGATGGCTTCAATACAAGTTTTTTTGTGTGCTCTGCAAAAGGGAGTGCATAGAGGCCAGAATACTGCATCATTCTAAGATGCACATGGAAGATGGTATTTATACATGTCCTGTTTgcacaaaaaaattcaagagaaaggaattttttgtACCACACGTAATGGAACATGTTAAAATGCCACCTAGCAGAACACACAGacctaaaaagaaaataattctgaaaaaagAGAGATCACCACAAAAGGcaacagctcccagcagcccacCCCCAGTGTTTCCAGAAAGGTCACACCAGACACAGCTCCCTGAAAGCTTCGACGATGACACAGAGGAATACGTCACCTTCAGCCAACTGGAAAACTGCCAGCTGCAAGACAGGGACATCtacccctgccctggcacagattgtTCCAGAGTATTTAAACAGTTCAAGTACCTGAGCGTACACCTGAAAGCTGAACACCAGAACAACGACGAGAACGCCAAGCACTACTTGGACATGAAGAACAGGAGGGAGAAGTGCGCGTTCTGCCGCCGCCACTTCATGACCTCGTTCCACCTGCGGGAGCACGAGCGCGTGCACTGCGGGCCCCAGCCCTACATGTGCGTGTCCATGGACTGCTACGCCAGGTTTGGCTCTGTCAACGAGCTGCTCAACCACAAACAAACCCACGATGACCTTCGCTATAAGTGCGAGCTCAACGGCTGTAATATTGTTTTCAGTGACTTAGGGCAGCTTTACCATCACGAGGCGCAGCACTTCAGGGATGCGTCGTACACTTGTAACTATTTTGGTTGTAAGAAGTTTTATTATTCAAAGACTGAATTTCAGAATCACCTCGCGGCACATGATATTAAAGTGTCAAATGGGGAAGGGAAGCAAACGCTGAACCTCGAAGGATTggtttcagaagaaaaatccagTTATCTTCCAGAGTCTCGGCTGCTTGAACAATCTGAAAATTCCAATCTGAATGATAACTTGGATCCCTCAGGTTCTCAGGAAATTCCACAGGTGAAGGAAGAATCTCTCTCTGACAGTGAAGATCTCAACAGTGAAAGTAATTGCAGCCTGCATTGTGGGAAGCACAGGGCAGATGCTGCAGCAAGCCAAGGTCAgacatccccacagctccttgGAACAGTGGCTCACAACCAGTCAGTTCCAGGTTTTGTCGTGTCCCAGGAAGGAGTCTTCCATCCAGCAAATATGAAAGAACAGTGTTCCAATGTGGCAGTTTGCtttgatgaaaaaaatctttcctgtgGTTTTGAAGGCTGCTGTTCCACCCACAAAAATTCCAGAAGTATGCAAAAGCACCTTCGAAGGGTCCATCCATACAACTTCAAAGGTAAAAGAAATATGGAAATGAAAACTAAATACTTTCTTGATCTGTTGAATGATGCTCAGGACAGTAAATCCCCTACAGAGATGAGTCCAGAGTTAGGTCATAATTCTGATACAAATGCTGACTCTCCAGAAAGTGTGTGTTGTGCTGTAGATGCTAAAGGAAGCAGTGGCCTGAGGGAAGAAACTTGTCCTTCTTCCCCAGAAACATCTTTTTATGACAGCTCTAAAGAACTAGACATTGAAGATAACATGTTGGAACTAATGTTAGGCTTGAAACACCTAAGCTTAAAAAATAACATTCAGAATTCTTCAAGACAGAAATCTTTCCTGGGCTATTCATCTAGGGATGCCAAGTGCCCTGAGTCAGTTGATGAAGCTACCTCAAAATTTCACCTTCAAGATCAAGAAGATAATTTACCCAGCCAGTACCTTACTCAACTGGCTGCTAAACCATTTTTCTGTGAATGTCACGGATGTACATGTGAGTTTGTGACCAGAGAAGCTCTCTTAATGCATTATGTTAAAAAGCATAACTATTCAAAGGAAATGGTTCTTCAGCTAAATATGTTCCAGCATCGATATTCACCATTTAAGTGTCATATTTGCCAAAGATCTTTTACAAGAAAAACGCATCTTCGAATTCACTACAGAAACAAACATCAAATTGGCTGTCAGAGGGTGGCTCACAAGGTGTGTCCTAGTGAAAAATTTGATCATGTAGGTTTGTGTACAGAGGACATGCATAAGAATAGCACTGCTCCAGTGCCTGCCTGTGCAAACAGCGTTGGGTTCTCTGGACACTCGGACTCTGAACAGCTGTGTCACCCAAAAAAGGAAGACTGCTGTTCTGAGACTGATTTGGAGTCCAATGAGGAGACAGACAATGATGTAACAAGAAAAACATCTAGCATAACTTCCCTGGACAGTCATAGGGAAGAACTGGAAGCAAGACAGGGAAGAGGAAGCAAAAGAACAGTTGCTAAAGGAAACTTATGTTACATATTGCATAAGTACCACAAACCATTTCATTGTATACATAAAAGCTGCAACTCAGCATTCACAAACCAGAAAGGTTTGATTCGCCACTACAGAACTGTTCACCAGTATAATAAGGAACAGCTCTGCCTAGAAAAAGACAAAGCAAGAACAAAAAGGGAACTTgtcaaatgtaaaaaaatatttgcatgcaAACACAAAGAGTGTGGTAAGCGTTTTCTGTGTTCTAAAGCTCTTGCTAAACATTGTAGTGACTTCCACAATGAAATCTTAGAGGATCAAAAACTGCTTTCTGAAGCTGAGTCTGCCAGATTTGCTTGTAACCAAGCGCACTGCCATGCTGTATTTTATACATTTAATAAGCTTAAACGGCACCTAATAGAAGAACATGccaatgaagaaaaattaaacaaagatTTTGAAATCCATTGTGACCTTAATGGCTGCAATCGAATTTTCACAAATTACAGTCACTATTCTCAACATGTATATTTCAGACACAGTGAATATTATGATAGTCTCTTTGGAAATcacaaagaggaggaagatgatgaagataaaaatgagcaaaattgTTTGAAAGACAGCTTTGGCACAAGCAAGCAGAATGGGAAACAATTAAAAGACAGAGCTAAAAGAATGAACAGAAGCAGGGAAAAGCATTTGCtgaatttcaaaacaaaagagGAAGCCCTACAAATGTGCAAAGAGAAGTCTAACCAGACCCAGTACCCCTGCATggtgcagggctgcctgtcTGTGGTCAAACTGGAGAGCAGCATCGTGAGGCACTACAAGCGCACACACCAGATGACCAACATGTACATCGAGCAGCGCCTTCAGAAACTCGTCCTTTGTGTCAAATGTGGCATCATGATTGAGAAGCAGTCCTGCTCTAACACAGCTTCAGACTTGGATAAAGAAGGTGTAGAAGTTAACGAGGATAAATCAGCTAATTCTGAGCCCGTGCAGGAGAGTGACAAACCCCTTGTTGCAAACCCAGCATGTGATCCTCCAGATGAGAGTAATGAAGACCAAAACCAATGTTCACCGAGCGGTGTGAATGGTGATGCCAGTGCCTTTGTGTATTCAGGCACTTTAAAATATAACCACAGTTCCAAGAACACCTCTTTTGAAGAGCCTAACAGCAGGGAGACAACTGTGTGTAAAACTGAAGATCTTTCTGAAAGCAGTGAAAGAGAGAATAGCTCTTCTTTGTCCAGTTTACAATTAGAGTTGCCAAGAGAGAAAGACCCAGAAGGATGTCAACATAGCGCTGTTAATCAGAATGCAAAAAGAAATGTACTTTGTGCAACAAAAGACAAATTTCAAAAGCCTCCTGTGTCCAAACCATTTGATTTAAAGACATATAAACCAATGGGATTTGagtcttcatttttaaaatttattcagGAGAGTGAGGGaaaggatgatgatgatgatgatgattgtGATGAGGTCGTAGAATGGGAGTCTCCTGAGCAGTTGCCAGTAGATGAAATGTTGCAAAAAGAGGGAGACAGTCAAGGGAATGCACCAGTAAACAACTTTGTAAGTGATGAAAATGTAATCATAACCCCAAACAATCCTGGGCAGCTAACAGAGATCCAGCCCTTGCTGTCAGAGTCCTCCTCTGCCCCTTCTTTAGAAAATCTGAGGGCAATCTTGGACAAGGCCCTAACGGACTGTGGAGACCTTGCCTTAAAACAGCTGCATTACTTACGACCAGTAGTAGTTCTTGAAAGATCCAAGTTTTCCACACCTCTCATAGATTTATTTCCAACAAAAAAGGCAGATGAGCTGTGTGTAGGAAGTACATAA